One region of Eleutherodactylus coqui strain aEleCoq1 chromosome 5, aEleCoq1.hap1, whole genome shotgun sequence genomic DNA includes:
- the LOC136628854 gene encoding olfactory receptor 8I2-like has protein sequence MDFNLLGIICLMANIKKHDKECFAHDNGPGIMDSNAISGNDLYLIVQLITLTLQSLFKMLFVFRIFTHLNLKSWSEKNLTHEEEFILLGLVRAPLSQMVLFVIFSAIYVLTITGNLMIIVIIKQEYHLHKPMYFFLANLSFLEIFYTSTITPNGLRNLLQDSITISFVGCFTQMFFFAALASSECVLLTVMAYDRYIAICQPLFYSTRMNPSLCVQLLCLSWGCGFLNSLVHTVYTAMLPFCKDHLIRHFFCDLLSLLKLSCKDTYPNELVATFVGGSVVISGLMLTLLSYINILKAVLRIRSEKGRQKAFSTCGSHLIVVTIFFGTIIVTYLLPGSDSANEQKKVLSVMYGVMTPLINPIIYSFRNADFQKAINKRISQRRLR, from the exons AATGACCTTTATCTCATTGTTCAACTCATTACACTCACTTTACAGAGCCTGTTTAAGATGCTCTTTGTTTTTCG AATTTTTACTCATTTAAATCTCAAGAGCTGGTCAGAGAAAAATTTGACTCATGAAGAAGAATTTATTCTTCTGGGCTTGGTAAGAGCTCCACTATCACAAATGGTTCTTTTTGTGATATTTTCTGCCATTTATGTCTTGACAATCACTGGAAATCTCATGATAATTGTAATCATTAAACAAGAATATCATCTGCACAAGCCTAtgtactttttcctggctaatttgTCATTTTTAGAGATCTTCTACACTTCAACTATTACCCCAAATGGTCTAAGAAACCTTCTGCAGGATTCTATAACTATTTCTTTTGTGGGTTGCTTCACTCAGATGTTTTTCTTTGCTGCTCTTGCAAGTTCTGAATGTGTTCTCCTCACTGTTATGGCTTATGATAGATACATTGCTATATGTCAACCTTTATTTTATTCTACACGTATGAATCCTTCTTTATGTGTACAGCTGTTGTGCCTGTCTTGGGGCtgtggatttttaaattcccttgtgcacactgtatacacagctaTGTTACCATTCTGCAAGGATCACTTAATCAGACACTTCTTTTGTGACCTTCTATCACTGCTGAAACTATCCTGTAAAGATACTTATCCTAATGAGTTGGTAGCTACTTTTGTGGGGGGATCTGTTGTTATAAGTGGTTTGATGTTAACACTTCTCTCATACATTAACATTTTGAAAGCTGTGCTAAGAATTCGAAGTGAAAAGGGAAGGCAAAAAGCATTTTCCACATGTGGGTCCCATCTAATTGTGGTTACTATATTTTTTGGGACAATTATTGTCACATACCTGCTTCCAGGATCTGATTCTGCTAACGAACAGAAAAAGGTGTTATCAGTAATGTACGGTGTTATGACTCCTTTGATCAACCCAATAATCTATAGTTTTAGAAACGCAGACTTTCAGAAAGCTATTAACAAAAGGATATCACAGAGAAGGTTGAGGTAA